In a genomic window of Quercus lobata isolate SW786 chromosome 4, ValleyOak3.0 Primary Assembly, whole genome shotgun sequence:
- the LOC115984179 gene encoding putative disease resistance RPP13-like protein 1, protein MSVIGEAALSAFFGKLFDNLTSYDLLKFFQEEKVDADLKRWRTTLMKIHAVLDDAEEKQMTNRFVKIWLDELEDLAYDVDDILDEFATEALRRKLNPEPSTSKVRKIVDACIGSNRSFATSMRSKIEEIDTRLQNIVTDKKDLELRENTGGTTRTTRLRVPTTSLVNEGRVYGREEDKKAIVKLLLSGESSDAQLSVIPILGMGGLGKTTLAQLVYNDDEVSHYFDLKAWVCVSEDFDIIRVTKAILQSVTFEHCDANDLNLIQVKLKKTLSGKKFFLILDDVWNENYDDWTKLRSPFEFGAPGSKIIVTTRNYGVSSTMGTTPAYELKELSNDACWNLFSQHALGTTDYTAHPKLEEVGRKILDKCKGSPLAAKVLGGLLRTKHDHDEWKDVLDSKIWDIPEEKSSIFPILKLSYQYLPSHLKRCFAYCSLFPKDYEFEKKELVLLWMAEGFFPETKRNKLMEDLGDECFCDLLRRSFFQRSSSNGSLFVMHDLINDLAQWAARGLCYRLEDVLDGNKQFEISTKVRHFSYLRSLYEGMKRFEDFPKDMHLRTFLPLPINGSGYLTNYIPNCWLPQLRCLRVLSLCGYKIVELPSSIGDLKHLRYLNLSDTKITSLPESTTSLYNLQTLLLKGCNRLIKLPEKIGNLLNLRHLDISYVNSIGEMPAGIKELKSLQTLSNFVVGKDTASKIGDLMNLESLRGTLCISNLENVLDGEDARRANLLGKKNLDALVMKWKPELDDLQVARSSLDILEMLRPWTTVKEISIDGYVGAKFPTWFGHPSFSNMVLLRIERCRKCTSLPAIGQLPSLRDLALVGLSALEIIGLEFYGEYCPKPFQSLETLCFEDMQEWKDWIPCKVEYEEFPRLHELSISKCPKLQGKLPHHVPLLEKISINGCEQLDVSIPNFPKLHALEIKGCKGVVSRSTDELCFPKSTILSIPHVKSLTEEFMHGLAKVENLEIDNCKELTSLWQDEFKSLITLDIRDCSSLVNISLTSTLRTLNIVGCSGLKSLSISNCTCLEKASIRSCNSLTLISRGQLPQNLKTLNISDCENLQFLVDEGEASSNSSSLLEDLVIVGCPSLKWLSSSGDLPTTLKRLQIWSCIELTSLSSKNELPTALKYLAVWNCPKMESIANNLPNNASLEHLQIVNCAKLKSLPVGLHKLCHLNKIWISNCPRFVSFPDGGLLPTSLRELSIYGCEKLEVWPNCMPNLNSLHIGNCPSVIYFPEEGYPTSLTSLSFRGENICKQVTVWGFMVDFQIGSRFQMSKMGS, encoded by the coding sequence AAGTAAGGTACGGAAGATCGTTGATGCTTGTATTGGTTCGAATCGAAGTTTTGCTACCTCAATGCGGTCCAAGATTGAAGAGATTGATACAAGACTGCAAAATATAGTGACCGATAAGAAAGATCTGGAGTTGAGAGAAAACACTGGGGGAACTACTAGAACAACAAGATTAAGGGTGCCCACAACTTCTTTGGTGAATGAAGGTCGTGTTTACGGcagagaagaagataaaaaggcTATTGTCAAGTTGTTGCTGAGTGGTGAATCGAGTGATGCTCAACTCTCTGTGATTCCCATACTTGGTATGGGAGGGTTGGGTAAGACAACTCTTGCCCAGCTAGTCTACAATGATGATGAGGTGAGCcattattttgatttgaaagcatgggtttgtgtttctgaAGATTTTGATATCATAAGAGTGACTAAAGCAATTCTGCAATCTGTCACTTTTGAGCATTGTGATGCTAATGATTTAAATTTAATACAAGTTAAATTGAAGAAGACATTATCTGGAAAGAAGTTTTTCCTCATTTTGGATGATGTTTGGAATGAAAACTATGATGACTGGACTAAACTACGTAGTCCATTTGAATTTGGGGCTCCAGGAAGTAAGATTATTGTCACAACTCGGAATTATGGTGTTTCATCAACAATGGGAACTACTCCAGCCTATGAGTTGAAAGAGTTGTCAAATGATGCTTGTTGGAATCTATTTAGCCAACATGCATTGGGGACAACAGATTATACTGCACATCCAAAACTCGAAGAAGTTGGTAGAAAAATCTTAGACAAGTGTAAGGGCTCACCTTTGGCGGCAAAAGTACTTGGAGGCCTTTTACGCACTAAACATGATCATGACGAGTGGAAAGATGTGTTAGATAGCAAGATTTGGGATATTCCAGAGGAAAAAAGCAGTATTTTTCCAATTCTTAAATTGAGCTATCAATATCTCCCTTCACATTTAAAGAGGTGCTTTGCTTATTGTTCATTATTCCCAAAAGATTATGAATTTGAGAAGAAAGAGCTAGTTTTGCTATGGATGGCAGAAGGTTTTTTCCccgaaacaaaaagaaacaagttaatggAAGATCTTGGTGATGAGTGTTTTTGTGATCTCCTTAGGAGATCATTTTTTCAACGATCAAGCAGCAATGGCTCACTCTTTGTCATGCACGATCTTATCAATGATTTAGCTCAATGGGCAGCAAGAGGCTTGTGCTATAGATTGGAAGACGTATTGGATGGAAATAAGCAATTTGAGATTTCTACAAAGGTACGTCATTTCTCTTACCTTCGAAGTCTTTATGAAGGCATGAAAAGGTTTGAAGACTTCCCCAAAGATATGCATTTACGGACCTTCCTACCGCTACCAATAAATGGGTCGGGCTACTTAACAAACTACATTCCTAATTGTTGGCTACCACAATTAAGATGCTTAAGGGTATTATCTTTATGTGGATATAAAATCGTTGAGCTACCAAGTTCAATCGGTGATTTGAAACATCTAAGATACTTAAACCTTTCTGATACTAAGATTACAAGTTTACCAGAATCCACAACTTCTTTGTACAACCTGCAGACATTGTTATTGAAAGGTTGTAACCGCCTTATAAAGTTACCAGAGAAAATTGGGAATCTACTCAATCTTAGACATCTTGATATTTCTTATGTGAATTCAATTGGAGAAATGCCAGCAGgaataaaagaattaaagagCCTACAAACATTATCTAATTTTGTTGTGGGGAAAGATACCGCATCTAAGATAGGAGACTTGATGAACTTGGAGTCTCTTAGGGGAACACTTTGCATTTCAAATTTAGAGAATGTACTTGATGGTGAGGATGCAAGAAGGGCCAATTTACTTGGTAAGAAGAATTTAGATGCATTAGTGATGAAATGGAAACCTGAGCTTGATGATTTACAAGTTGCAAGATCTAGTCTAGATATTCTTGAGATGCTACGACCTTGGACAACAGTGAAAGAAATTTCAATTGATGGCTATGTGGGAGCGAAATTTCCAACTTGGTTTGGACATCCGTCATTTTCTAATATGGTGCTTCTAAGGATTGAGAGGTGCAGGAAGTGCACATCCTTACCTGCAATTGGACAATTACCATCCTTGAGAGACcttgcccttgtaggattgtctGCATTGGAAATCATCGGTCTTGAGTTTTATGGGGAATATTGCCCAAAGCCTTTCCAATCCTTAGAGACACTTTGCTTTGAGGATATGCAAGAATGGAAAGATTGGATTCCATGCAAAGTTGAGTATGAAGAATTCCCTCGGTTGCATGAGCTTTCTATTTCTAAATGCCCTAAATTGCAAGGAAAATTGCCTCACCATGTTCCattattggaaaaaatttctattaatgGATGTGAGCAATTGGACGTTTCAATTCCAAACTTCCCAAAGCTTCATGCATTAGAAATTAAGGGATGTAAAGGGGTGGTGAGCAGAAGTACAGATGAGTTATGCTTTCCAAAGTCAACTATTCTTTCTATTCCACATGTGAAAAGCTTGACGGAGGAGTTCATGCATGGGTTAGCTAAGGTAGAAAATCTAGAAATAGATAATTGTAAGGAGCTAACATCTTTGTGGCAGGATGAATTCAAATCCCTTATAACGCTGGATATAAGAGATTGCTCAAGCCTTGTCAACATCAGCTTGACATCTACTTTAAGGACACTAAATATTGTGGGTTGTAGTGGTTTGAAATCCTTGTCAATCTCTAATTGTACATGTTTGGAAAAGGCAAGCATTAGGAGTTGTAATTCTTTGACGTTGATTTCAAGAGGTCAGTTgcctcaaaatttgaaaacgcTAAATATAAGTGATTGTGAGAATTTGCAGTTTTTGGTAGATGAGGGAGAGGCTTCTTCTAATTCGTCTTCTCTTCTTGAGGACTTGGTTATTGTGGGCTGTCCATCTCTAAAATGGTTATCATCAAGTGGCGACCTACCTACCACGCTTAAACGCCTTCAGATTTGGTCATGCATAGAGCTCACATCCTTATCATCAAAAAACGAGTTACCTACAGCTCTTAAATACCTTGCTGTATGGAACTGTCCAAAGATGGAGTCAATAGCGAACAACTTACCCAACAATGCGTCTCTCGAACATCTTCAAATCGTAAATTGTGCAAAGTTGAAATCCTTACCGGTGGGCCTACACAAACTCTGCCACCTCAATAAGATATGGATAAGTAACTGCCCTCGTTTTGTTTCCTTCCCAGATGGAGGGTTACTCCCCACCAGCTTGAGAGAGCTTTCGATCTACGGCTGTGAGAAACTGGAGGTCTGGCCCAACTGCATGCCGAACCTCAATTCTCTTCATATCGGCAATTGTCCAAGCGTCATATACTTTCCAGAAGAGGGTTACCCCACCAGTCTAACATCACTCTCATTTCGCGGGGAGAATATCTGTAAGCAAGTAACTGTGTGGGGATTTATGGTGGATTTCCAGATTGGCAGTCGTTTCCAGATGAGCAAGATGGGAAGCTGA